The following proteins are co-located in the Bradyrhizobium sp. AZCC 2176 genome:
- a CDS encoding substrate-binding domain-containing protein, with protein sequence MRLSTDLRAFTLAVLSVCLLTVTAGAAEVRVMISGGLTAAYKALVPEFERATGHKVLTAYGPSMGTTTNAIPVRLERGEPADVLIMVGYALDDLAKKGKAVADSKVDLVKSPIAVAVKSGTPKPDISTPDALKRALLAVKTIAYSDSASGVYVSTEMFGKLGIAEEMKDKARKIPATPVGEIVARGDAEIGFQQMSELKPVEGIEIVGPLPDELQKITVFSAGIATVSKEPDAGKALIKFLASPAARGEIVKSGMDPIASGATN encoded by the coding sequence TTCGCGCCTTCACGCTCGCCGTTCTCAGCGTATGCCTGCTGACCGTCACGGCCGGCGCCGCCGAGGTCCGCGTGATGATCTCGGGCGGGCTGACGGCGGCCTACAAGGCGCTGGTTCCTGAATTCGAGCGTGCGACGGGCCATAAAGTGCTGACCGCCTACGGGCCGTCGATGGGCACGACGACCAATGCGATCCCGGTGCGGCTGGAGCGCGGCGAACCTGCGGACGTGCTGATCATGGTCGGCTATGCGCTCGACGATCTCGCCAAGAAGGGCAAGGCGGTCGCCGACAGCAAAGTCGATCTCGTCAAATCGCCGATCGCGGTCGCCGTCAAATCAGGCACGCCGAAGCCGGACATCTCTACGCCCGACGCGCTCAAGCGCGCGCTGCTGGCGGTGAAGACCATCGCCTATTCCGACAGCGCCAGCGGCGTCTACGTCTCGACCGAGATGTTCGGCAAGCTCGGCATTGCCGAGGAAATGAAGGACAAGGCGCGGAAGATTCCGGCCACGCCCGTCGGTGAGATCGTCGCGCGCGGCGACGCCGAGATCGGCTTCCAGCAGATGAGCGAATTGAAGCCGGTGGAAGGCATCGAGATCGTAGGTCCTTTGCCGGACGAGTTGCAGAAGATCACGGTATTTTCCGCAGGCATTGCCACCGTCTCCAAGGAGCCCGATGCCGGCAAGGCGCTGATCAAGTTCCTCGCCTCCCCCGCCGCCCGCGGCGAGATCGTCAAGAGCGGCATGGATCCGATCGCGTCGGGCGCGACGAACTAA
- a CDS encoding bifunctional protein-serine/threonine kinase/phosphatase, whose product MPRELKISIGQFSDKGAKETNQDFHGVLIPDEPLLSLKGISIVLADGISTSKVSRVAAESAVKGFLTDYYCTSESWSVRTSAQRVLEATNSWLHSQTRSQYAYDKDRGYVCTLSAMVIKSTTAHLFHIGDSRIYRLSGNTLEQLTNDHRIVISSQQSYLGRALGVNPQIEIDYQMLRLESGDVFVLATDGIYEHLSARRIAKAVNEAGADLDAAAKGIVDQAFEAGSEDNLTVQIVRVDEVPDGAASEVFAQPHELPLPPLLEARAVFDGYRIVRELHGSSRSHIYLAVDIETDAVVTIKIPSIDLRDDPAYLKRFMMEEWVARRIDSPHVLKPCLLQRKRNFLYVATEYIEGQTLTQWMIDNPKPGLETVRGIVEQIAKGLRAFHRKEMLHQDIRPDNIMIDATGTVKIIDFGSTKITGVVEAEPSGMHNDILGTQQYTAPEYFLGEPATSRSDLFSLGVITYQMLTGRLPYGSQIANARTRSQFNRLVYRPASHGDRDLPQWIDGTLEKAVHPNPYKRYDSFSEFLFDLRHPNANYLATSSTPLIERNPLLFWKSTTVVLALAVIVLLAMQHGMHR is encoded by the coding sequence ATGCCGCGCGAGCTGAAAATATCGATCGGACAATTTTCCGATAAGGGAGCCAAGGAAACCAACCAGGATTTCCACGGCGTCCTGATCCCGGACGAGCCGCTGCTCAGCCTCAAGGGCATTTCCATCGTGCTGGCCGACGGCATCAGCACGAGCAAGGTCAGCCGGGTCGCCGCGGAATCGGCGGTCAAGGGGTTTTTGACCGACTATTACTGCACCTCGGAATCCTGGTCGGTGCGCACCTCGGCGCAGCGCGTGCTGGAGGCGACCAATTCCTGGCTGCATTCGCAGACGCGCAGCCAGTATGCCTATGACAAGGATCGCGGTTACGTCTGTACGCTTAGCGCCATGGTCATCAAGTCGACCACGGCGCATCTCTTCCACATCGGCGATTCCCGCATCTATCGTCTCTCCGGCAACACGCTGGAGCAGCTCACCAACGACCACCGCATCGTCATCTCCTCGCAGCAGAGCTATCTCGGCCGGGCGCTTGGCGTAAATCCGCAGATCGAGATCGACTACCAGATGCTGCGGCTCGAGTCGGGCGACGTCTTTGTGCTCGCGACCGATGGCATCTATGAGCATCTCAGCGCCCGTCGCATTGCAAAGGCGGTGAACGAAGCCGGCGCCGATCTCGACGCAGCGGCGAAGGGGATTGTCGACCAGGCTTTTGAGGCTGGCAGCGAGGACAATCTCACCGTTCAGATCGTCCGCGTCGATGAGGTGCCTGATGGTGCTGCCAGCGAAGTGTTTGCGCAGCCGCATGAACTGCCGCTGCCGCCGCTGCTGGAGGCGCGGGCGGTGTTCGATGGCTACCGGATCGTCCGGGAGCTGCACGGCTCCAGCCGCAGTCACATCTATCTCGCCGTCGATATCGAAACCGACGCCGTGGTCACCATCAAGATTCCGTCGATCGATCTGCGCGACGATCCGGCCTACCTGAAGCGGTTCATGATGGAGGAGTGGGTGGCGCGGCGGATCGACAGCCCGCATGTGCTGAAACCCTGCCTGCTGCAGCGCAAGCGCAACTTCCTGTATGTCGCGACCGAATACATCGAGGGGCAGACGCTGACGCAATGGATGATCGACAATCCAAAGCCAGGGCTGGAAACCGTGCGCGGCATCGTCGAGCAGATCGCCAAGGGGCTGCGCGCCTTCCACCGCAAGGAGATGCTGCACCAGGACATCCGGCCCGACAACATCATGATCGACGCCACGGGCACGGTGAAGATCATCGATTTTGGCTCAACGAAAATCACCGGCGTCGTCGAGGCCGAACCGTCAGGCATGCACAACGACATTCTCGGCACCCAGCAATACACCGCGCCCGAATATTTTCTCGGCGAGCCGGCGACCTCACGCTCCGACCTGTTCTCGCTCGGTGTCATCACCTATCAGATGTTGACCGGAAGACTGCCCTACGGTTCGCAGATCGCGAATGCGCGGACGCGATCACAGTTCAACAGGCTGGTCTATCGTCCGGCGTCACATGGGGACCGGGACCTGCCGCAATGGATCGATGGCACGCTCGAGAAGGCCGTGCATCCCAATCCCTACAAGCGCTATGACAGCTTCTCGGAATTTTTGTTCGACCTGCGGCATCCCAATGCGAACTATCTCGCCACATCATCGACGCCGCTGATCGAGCGCAACCCGCTGCTGTTCTGGAAAAGCACGACCGTCGTGCTGGCGCTGGCCGTCATCGTGCTGCTGGCCATGCAGCACGGCATGCATCGCTAG
- a CDS encoding formate/nitrite transporter family protein yields MAYLAPSEFVTKMVDAGESKIFMSTRDTVIRAYMAGAILALAAAMAVTINVQTGTPIVGAAFFPVGFCMLYLFGFDLLTGVFVLCPLALIDKRPGVTLGGVLRNWSLVFIGNFAGAFTVAVMMAIVFTFGFSSPPDKVGTVIGQIGESRTVGYANHGAAGMLTLFVRGMLCNWMVSAGVVGAMISTQVSGKVIAMWMPIMLFFFMTFEHSIVNMFLFPSGLLLGGKFTWFDYIFWNEIPTVVGNLVGGLAFTGLTLYATHVKTGPSRSASAAASSRPSSRIAA; encoded by the coding sequence ATGGCCTATCTCGCGCCTTCGGAATTCGTGACCAAGATGGTCGACGCCGGAGAATCCAAAATCTTCATGTCGACGCGCGATACGGTCATCCGCGCCTACATGGCCGGTGCGATCCTCGCGCTCGCCGCGGCGATGGCGGTGACCATCAACGTGCAGACCGGCACGCCGATCGTCGGCGCCGCGTTTTTTCCGGTCGGCTTCTGCATGCTGTACCTGTTTGGCTTCGACCTGCTCACCGGCGTCTTCGTTCTGTGTCCGCTGGCACTGATCGACAAGCGCCCGGGCGTCACGCTCGGCGGCGTGCTGCGCAACTGGAGCCTCGTGTTCATCGGCAATTTTGCCGGCGCGTTCACGGTGGCGGTGATGATGGCGATCGTGTTCACCTTTGGCTTCTCCTCGCCGCCGGACAAGGTCGGCACGGTGATCGGCCAGATCGGCGAAAGCCGCACCGTCGGCTATGCCAATCACGGCGCGGCCGGCATGCTGACGCTGTTCGTCCGCGGCATGCTCTGCAACTGGATGGTGTCGGCCGGCGTGGTCGGCGCAATGATCTCCACCCAGGTCAGCGGCAAGGTGATCGCGATGTGGATGCCGATCATGCTGTTCTTCTTCATGACCTTCGAGCATTCCATCGTGAACATGTTCCTGTTCCCGTCGGGCCTGCTGCTCGGCGGCAAGTTCACCTGGTTCGACTATATCTTCTGGAACGAGATTCCGACCGTGGTCGGCAACCTCGTCGGCGGCCTCGCCTTCACCGGGCTGACGCTGTACGCGACCCACGTCAAGACCGGCCCGTCGCGCAGCGCGTCGGCTGCAGCATCTTCGCGGCCGTCCTCGCGCATTGCCGCTTGA
- a CDS encoding transporter substrate-binding domain-containing protein has protein sequence MTAPAAADALKDEIAPTGKLRVAIAISPAGGAFWSTKTETGYAGVPVDLGKAMAEQLGVPVEYVAHNNSGQIVDAVSKGTWDVTFLPKDPEREGRMAFGPIYEVADATYIVKPASQVTNFATLDQPGIKVAAVNNTTTMRGAIAHLKNAKVTGYQTYDEIFGLLKAGEIDAFALSRDQLNAMAKQIPGTRVLDETFKQTVTAVAVPPNRPLSLAFTVKFLTEAIANGTLRKAYDNNGLKDRPVRTQTK, from the coding sequence ATGACCGCGCCCGCCGCTGCCGATGCCTTGAAGGACGAGATCGCGCCGACCGGCAAGCTACGGGTTGCGATTGCGATCAGTCCGGCCGGTGGCGCCTTCTGGTCGACCAAGACCGAAACCGGCTATGCCGGCGTGCCGGTCGATCTCGGCAAGGCGATGGCGGAGCAACTTGGCGTCCCCGTCGAATATGTCGCGCACAACAATTCCGGGCAGATCGTCGATGCGGTCTCCAAAGGCACCTGGGACGTCACCTTCCTGCCGAAAGATCCGGAACGTGAGGGCAGGATGGCGTTTGGGCCGATCTATGAGGTCGCGGACGCGACCTACATCGTCAAGCCAGCTTCACAGGTCACGAATTTTGCAACGCTCGATCAGCCCGGGATCAAGGTCGCTGCCGTCAACAACACGACCACGATGCGCGGCGCGATCGCGCATCTGAAGAACGCCAAGGTCACGGGCTACCAGACCTACGACGAAATCTTCGGCCTGCTCAAGGCCGGCGAGATCGACGCGTTCGCGCTGTCGCGCGACCAGCTCAACGCCATGGCAAAACAGATCCCGGGCACGCGCGTGCTGGACGAAACCTTCAAGCAGACGGTGACGGCTGTCGCCGTGCCGCCCAATCGTCCGCTGTCGCTGGCGTTTACGGTCAAGTTTCTGACCGAGGCGATCGCCAACGGCACGCTGCGCAAGGCCTATGACAATAACGGCCTGAAGGACCGGCCGGTGCGGACGCAGACGAAGTAG
- a CDS encoding OmpA family protein codes for MSSGDIIEKLAVDAESDIDLAALRQQAADRIKARADAQPQKRPPIAPQLTKLPQLRFDVVFDQDSSLIRPASYQTIGSIADALTDPKTRPYRYLIVDHVESAGRRDHNLILSQRRAESVRDVLVNTFKVSPKRLQALGLGEEQLQDVSRPASPANARVQIIAIGKFETADPAKPATPAAGAPKAAAAAKKKKR; via the coding sequence ATGTCGAGTGGCGATATCATTGAGAAGCTTGCCGTCGACGCCGAGTCGGATATCGACCTGGCCGCCTTGCGCCAGCAGGCCGCCGATCGCATCAAGGCAAGGGCGGATGCCCAGCCGCAAAAGCGGCCGCCGATCGCGCCGCAACTGACGAAGCTGCCGCAACTCCGTTTCGACGTCGTGTTCGACCAGGACTCGTCCCTGATCCGGCCGGCCTCCTATCAGACAATCGGCAGCATCGCCGACGCGCTCACAGATCCGAAGACGCGACCCTATCGCTATCTGATCGTCGATCATGTCGAGTCTGCCGGAAGGCGCGACCACAATCTGATCCTGAGCCAGCGGCGCGCCGAATCGGTCCGCGATGTCCTGGTCAACACCTTCAAGGTGTCGCCGAAACGGCTTCAGGCCCTTGGTCTGGGCGAGGAACAGTTGCAGGATGTCAGTCGTCCGGCGTCGCCTGCCAATGCGCGCGTCCAGATCATTGCGATCGGCAAGTTCGAAACGGCCGATCCGGCCAAGCCGGCAACACCGGCTGCGGGGGCACCAAAAGCCGCCGCTGCGGCTAAGAAAAAGAAGCGCTGA
- a CDS encoding MFS transporter, translating into MNSPSRVITFVNAAHFIDHYAMLIFAAAVIIMGPALGMAYSELLPYATPGFVAFGAGSLITGWLGDRWSRRHMMVIFFLGIGASMIAVGFVSSPLQLGAALLAIGLFASIYHPVGTAMIVSYADKLGREMGLNGVWGNLGVASSALVTGVIGQYLGWRWAFIAPGIVTVLIGVAFALMVVHEDRTGTRQAAAQVRVAKQDMWRVLLALLIVVIAISTTFNAITVAMPKLFAERLAGVTSSPALLGVIAAGVYVFGAMTQYTIGKLIDHYSLRAVMLPLSFLLAPFMYFAATLSNLPLIIASIGIVMGAFGQVTVNDAMVGKYTSEEWRSRAYSVRYFIGFTAAGASVGLVAWLYEKGGFVTMLQAFGALCLLVIVAALILPREIKVPAAQTAP; encoded by the coding sequence ATGAACAGCCCCAGCCGGGTGATCACTTTCGTCAATGCCGCCCATTTCATCGACCATTATGCGATGCTGATTTTCGCCGCCGCCGTCATCATCATGGGGCCCGCGCTCGGCATGGCCTATTCGGAACTGCTGCCTTACGCCACCCCGGGCTTCGTCGCCTTCGGTGCCGGCTCGCTCATCACCGGCTGGCTTGGCGACCGCTGGAGCCGCCGCCACATGATGGTAATCTTCTTCCTCGGCATCGGCGCGTCGATGATCGCGGTCGGCTTCGTCTCGAGCCCGCTGCAGCTCGGTGCGGCGCTGCTCGCGATCGGCCTGTTCGCCTCGATCTATCATCCCGTCGGCACCGCGATGATCGTGTCCTATGCCGACAAGCTCGGCCGCGAGATGGGCCTGAACGGCGTCTGGGGCAATCTCGGCGTTGCGTCCTCGGCGCTGGTCACCGGCGTGATCGGGCAATATCTCGGCTGGCGCTGGGCCTTCATCGCGCCGGGAATCGTCACGGTCCTGATTGGCGTCGCCTTTGCCTTGATGGTCGTGCACGAGGACCGAACGGGCACCAGGCAGGCAGCGGCGCAGGTGCGCGTGGCCAAGCAGGACATGTGGCGGGTGTTGCTGGCCCTGCTGATCGTGGTGATCGCGATATCCACCACGTTCAACGCCATCACCGTGGCGATGCCGAAACTGTTCGCTGAGCGGCTGGCCGGCGTGACCAGCAGCCCGGCGTTGCTCGGAGTCATCGCGGCCGGCGTCTATGTGTTCGGCGCGATGACGCAATATACGATCGGCAAGTTGATCGACCATTATTCGCTGAGAGCCGTGATGCTGCCGCTGTCATTTTTGCTGGCGCCGTTCATGTATTTCGCGGCGACGCTGTCGAATCTGCCACTGATCATCGCCTCTATCGGCATCGTGATGGGCGCGTTCGGGCAGGTCACCGTCAACGACGCCATGGTCGGCAAATACACCAGCGAGGAGTGGCGGTCGCGCGCCTATTCGGTGCGCTACTTCATCGGCTTTACCGCGGCGGGTGCGTCCGTCGGTCTGGTGGCATGGCTTTACGAGAAGGGCGGCTTCGTCACCATGCTGCAGGCGTTCGGCGCGCTGTGCCTGCTGGTGATCGTGGCAGCGCTCATCCTGCCGCGGGAGATCAAGGTGCCGGCGGCGCAGACGGCGCCGTGA